The following are encoded in a window of Phaseolus vulgaris cultivar G19833 chromosome 3, P. vulgaris v2.0, whole genome shotgun sequence genomic DNA:
- the LOC137839376 gene encoding uncharacterized protein yields MANTSAPAHLDKGKSVLMVLSDDEGSDEGQVFKRRRTDRVISSCSASSQHGGAIRDNPPSATSPTPQIGQEEGAESTPQPTQTVPQAPAPEVLTIPPAIMQLMSGFNERSSGSSSGEAKKEGMPYYMGAFLSIALDWRAQAKTKAIEMQTLQALKREVVALKKEKLKLEDAYQASLAETRKVEEAATLRLREADQKHADLLGSMAPLQAEVAELRVVAENSKALRVKLNEVEGELAAKTEALNLLQAEHDKSQAEVKKLQVEKEFLEKQLATVDSKIEEFEKANQDLLDDMAGTFDEGFKEALAQATCENPGINTSNCDPGNHIVDGKVVPLDLGE; encoded by the coding sequence ATGGCCAACACCTCTGCTCCAGCCCACCTTGACAAGGGCAAGAGCGTTCTTATGGTCCTCTCCGATGACGAAGGCTCTGACGAGGGGCAGGTCTTTAAGAGGAGGAGGACCGATAGAGTCATCTCCTCATGCTCTGCATCCTCTCAACATGGTGGGGCCATAAGGGACAACCCTCCGAGCGCCACATCTCCCACACCACAAATAGGCCAAGAGGAGGGGGCAGAATCCACACCCCAACCAACACAAACTGTTCCACAAGCTCCCGCCCCAGAGGTTTTGACGATTCCCCCTGCGATCATGCAACTAATGAGTGGGTTCAATGAGAGGTCGTCGGGGAGCTCTTCTGGCGAGGCtaagaaggaaggcatgccctacTACATGGGGGCCTTCCTTTCCATTGCACTCGATTGGCGCGCACAAGCAAAAACCAAGGCCATCGAGATGCAAACCCTTCAGGCTCTCAAGCGAGAGGTGGTCGCCCTGAAGAAAGAAAAGCTGAAGCTAGAAGACGCTTACCAAGCCTCCTTGGCGGAGACCCGGAAGGTTGAGGAGGCGGCCACCCTGAGGCTGCGCGAGGCTGACCAGAAGCACGCTGACCTTCTGGGCTCCATGGCCCCTCTACAGGCGGAGGTGGCGGAACTGAGGGTGGTGGCTGAGAACTCCAAAGCCCTCAGGGTAAAGCTGAATGAAGTTGAGGGGGAGCTAGCTGCGAAGACTGAAGCTCTCAACCTTCTCCAAGCTGAACATGACAAATCCCAAGCTGAAGTGAAAAAGCTTCAAgtggagaaggaatttctgGAAAAGCAGCTAGCCACCGTGGACTCCAAGATCGAGGAATTTGAGAAGGCCAACCAAGATCTCCTCGACGACATGGCCGGCACTTTTGACGAGGGGTTCaaagaggctctggcccaagcCACATGCGAAAACCCAGGGATCAACACCTCAAACTGTGACCCTGGCAACCACATTGTTGATGGGAAAGTGGTGCCCCTTGACCTCGGGGAGTGA
- the LOC137839377 gene encoding uncharacterized protein yields METPFSLVYGSDAMILVEIHESSPRFLSFVTEEYNEERRVNLDLLDEAREEARIKAEAMKRRVEHQYSSKVKPRQFQVVDLVMRKAHPYELENKLSPKWTEPFRVTEAKGNGSYNLETLEGSPIPRSWNAANLKFYFS; encoded by the coding sequence gcctttcagcctagTATACGGGTCAGATGCCATGATCCTAGTAGAGATCCACGAGAGTTCTCCACGTTTTCTAAGCTTTGTGACAGAGGAGTAcaatgaggaaagaagggtAAATCTAGACCTATTGGACGAGGCCAGAGAGGAAGCAAGGATAAAGGCAGAAGCTATGAAGAGGAGAGTGGAGCATcagtatagctctaaggtaaagccacgacagttccAAGTAGTTGACTTGGTCATGCGAAAGGCTCAtccttacgagttggagaacaagttgtctcccaagtggaccgaaCCCTTCAGGGTGACCGAAGCCAAGGGAAATGGTTCGTACAATCTAGAGACTCTAGAAGGAAGCCCCatcccacgcagctggaatgcagctaatttaaaattttatttcagttga